The proteins below come from a single Dinghuibacter silviterrae genomic window:
- a CDS encoding glucosidase family protein, producing MGGRYLLVLLGLCSTGYGQRWSIQPDGSILWAIGAGLPHADHIEMSGEQVSMWVQYEVDSARTPHVSATMVFPAFRLQPNKTSSAMMYTVRDEDLPRILVNGQPWKAGVYNGSVTHGIKDEAVSVRQKGIMDIDSRWGAGLSVHRLLFPSAVNALALEKFVFTNVSKQSLTIEMEHMDMEVRPSPERAIDGPLRFMVLSLGDGVQTLRPGDSAVFWCCFRAVRGGGAAPGAAVVSGVAAEGPRATVDPVAEEDGRRARVSALSNLLRLETPDTLLNTAFAFAKLRATESIFKTRGGYVHSPGGLRYYAAIWANDQAEYVGPFLAFLGDSLGVRATMTAFRWFARYMNPDYQPIPSSIIAEGEGTWHGAGDRGDMAMIAYGVGRVALTCGDPDSARVLWPLIRWCLEYLRRKVNASGVVRSHSDELEGRFPSGDANLNTSCLYYDALRSAAMLARAFGVPDVYSHRADTLLRNIHAFFDARVQGYDTYRYYDGDTLLRAWIATPLVMGIPGRVGGTIDALFSPQLWTADGLASQAGDRTFWDRATLYALRGVLAAGEMGRGMEYLEYYTQRRLLGEHVPYPVEAYPEGNQRHLSAESGLYCRIFTEGLFGIRPTGWHRFQCTPRLPAGWERMALREVHAFGRVFDLEVERAGPAKLAVRLRIDGKTKTYILREGDTINLDT from the coding sequence ATGGGGGGTAGGTACCTGTTGGTGCTTTTGGGCTTGTGTTCGACAGGCTACGGACAGCGCTGGTCCATCCAGCCCGACGGGAGTATCCTGTGGGCGATAGGGGCCGGATTGCCCCACGCAGACCATATCGAGATGAGCGGTGAGCAGGTTTCGATGTGGGTGCAATACGAGGTCGACAGCGCCCGGACACCACACGTATCGGCGACGATGGTTTTCCCCGCCTTCCGGTTGCAACCCAACAAAACGTCTTCTGCCATGATGTATACCGTCCGGGACGAAGACCTGCCCCGTATCCTTGTGAACGGACAACCCTGGAAGGCTGGGGTGTATAACGGGTCCGTCACCCATGGTATCAAAGACGAGGCCGTGTCGGTCCGTCAAAAGGGGATCATGGACATCGACAGCCGCTGGGGCGCAGGGCTGTCGGTGCACCGCCTGTTGTTCCCGTCCGCGGTGAACGCGCTGGCGCTGGAAAAATTTGTTTTTACCAATGTCTCCAAGCAATCGTTGACTATAGAAATGGAGCACATGGACATGGAGGTGCGCCCGTCCCCCGAAAGGGCGATCGACGGGCCCCTCCGGTTCATGGTGTTGTCGCTGGGCGATGGGGTGCAGACGCTCCGGCCGGGGGATTCGGCGGTGTTTTGGTGTTGTTTCCGCGCGGTGCGCGGGGGTGGCGCTGCTCCGGGGGCCGCCGTGGTTTCCGGTGTTGCCGCGGAGGGCCCGCGCGCCACAGTGGACCCCGTCGCGGAGGAAGACGGCCGCCGTGCACGGGTCTCCGCACTCTCGAACTTGCTGCGCCTGGAGACGCCGGATACCCTGCTCAATACGGCGTTTGCCTTTGCCAAACTGCGGGCAACCGAAAGCATATTCAAAACGCGCGGAGGCTATGTCCACAGCCCCGGCGGCCTGCGCTATTACGCCGCGATCTGGGCCAACGACCAGGCGGAATATGTGGGGCCGTTCCTGGCATTTTTGGGCGACTCTTTGGGTGTCCGGGCGACCATGACCGCGTTTCGCTGGTTCGCCCGGTATATGAATCCGGACTACCAACCCATCCCCAGCTCCATCATCGCCGAAGGCGAGGGAACCTGGCATGGCGCGGGTGACCGGGGCGACATGGCCATGATCGCCTATGGGGTGGGACGGGTGGCGCTCACCTGCGGCGACCCTGATTCCGCGCGGGTGCTTTGGCCGTTGATCCGGTGGTGCCTGGAATACCTGAGACGGAAGGTCAATGCTTCTGGCGTCGTGCGTTCCCACAGCGATGAGCTCGAAGGACGGTTTCCATCGGGGGACGCCAACCTGAATACCAGTTGCCTGTATTACGATGCGCTGCGGTCGGCGGCGATGCTGGCCCGGGCATTCGGCGTACCGGATGTGTATTCCCACCGGGCGGATACGTTGTTACGGAACATTCACGCCTTTTTCGACGCCCGGGTACAAGGGTACGACACCTATCGCTACTATGACGGAGACACGCTCCTGCGGGCCTGGATCGCCACCCCCCTGGTGATGGGTATCCCGGGCAGGGTAGGGGGAACCATCGACGCGCTTTTTTCTCCGCAACTGTGGACGGCGGACGGGCTGGCTTCTCAGGCAGGTGACCGGACTTTTTGGGACAGGGCGACGTTGTATGCGCTTCGCGGGGTGCTGGCCGCGGGGGAAATGGGGCGCGGGATGGAATACCTGGAATATTATACGCAAAGACGGTTGCTGGGGGAACACGTGCCCTATCCCGTCGAAGCCTATCCCGAGGGGAATCAGCGGCACCTGTCCGCGGAAAGCGGGCTGTATTGCCGGATCTTTACGGAGGGGCTGTTTGGGATCCGGCCTACCGGCTGGCATCGTTTTCAATGTACGCCCCGGTTGCCCGCGGGCTGGGAGCGCATGGCGTTGAGGGAGGTGCACGCCTTTGGGCGGGTTTTTGATCTGGAAGTGGAGCGGGCGGGACCCGCCAAGCTCGCGGTCCGCCTGCGGATCGACGGAAAAACAAAAACTTATATACTCCGCGAAGGAGATACGATTAACTTAGACACATGA
- a CDS encoding YhcH/YjgK/YiaL family protein — protein sequence MKTISIRLLLTLCLAAGALGLHAQDTTASYWTRHKAETWVHKGEWRKGLTGVNPHASVNPVDFALQYHRNPVLWDKVFAWIRTNDLQAIAPGKYPIDGDNAWAIVTQGPTKAMDTVKWESHRQYIDVHYVISGKERIGVASLDNATVTEPFTDKSDNAHYTVEGTFYTAEPGIFFLFFPHDVHRPGIIADGSPTDKKLVIKIRVSP from the coding sequence ATGAAAACCATTTCCATACGCCTGCTTTTGACCCTATGCCTGGCCGCCGGCGCCCTGGGCCTCCACGCCCAGGATACCACCGCTTCTTATTGGACGAGGCACAAGGCGGAGACGTGGGTGCATAAGGGAGAGTGGCGGAAAGGCCTCACCGGGGTGAACCCCCACGCCTCCGTCAACCCCGTGGATTTTGCCCTTCAGTATCACCGCAACCCTGTTCTTTGGGACAAGGTTTTTGCGTGGATCCGGACCAACGACCTCCAGGCCATCGCTCCCGGCAAATACCCGATCGACGGAGACAATGCCTGGGCCATCGTGACACAGGGGCCTACCAAGGCGATGGATACCGTCAAATGGGAATCCCACCGGCAATACATCGATGTACACTATGTCATCAGCGGCAAGGAGCGGATCGGGGTGGCTTCCCTGGACAACGCAACGGTGACCGAACCGTTTACGGATAAGAGCGATAATGCGCATTATACAGTAGAGGGAACTTTTTACACGGCAGAACCCGGCATCTTTTTCCTGTTTTTCCCCCATGATGTACATCGTCCCGGGATCATCGCGGACGGTAGCCCCACGGACAAGAAACTGGTGATCAAGATCCGGGTGAGCCCATGA
- a CDS encoding LacI family DNA-binding transcriptional regulator, protein MKRTSEHTIKDIAEALGLSPSTVSRALQDYPHTSQATKARVREVVEKMGYRHNAVAASLRNNKSRTIGLIIPRISMYFHAEVVTVIQNKLHESGYHLMICQSNDQPDLEKELVNALYSARVDGLIVATTSTTTDFTYFDIFRKNHIPLVFYDRVPKDYPSHKISGDEYQGGLEATLHLLEHGCRRIAHIGGPLTSNIYRDRYMGYLAAHERYKVAPDPDLLFFHELTKDNALKTGKALLARKHPPDAIFACNDTTAIALLGYAREIGLDVPGDLKLVGYSNDPRTEIITPSITTVEQFPRQIGEKAAQLILDLIGDKQKPVKGYINLSHPIELIRRNSS, encoded by the coding sequence ATGAAGAGAACGTCTGAACACACCATTAAGGACATCGCCGAAGCGCTGGGGCTTTCCCCTTCCACGGTATCACGGGCGCTCCAGGACTATCCGCATACCAGCCAGGCCACTAAGGCGAGGGTTCGGGAGGTGGTGGAAAAAATGGGCTACCGCCACAACGCCGTTGCGGCTTCTTTGCGCAACAACAAGTCCAGGACCATCGGGTTGATCATCCCCCGGATCTCCATGTACTTCCATGCCGAGGTCGTGACCGTGATCCAAAACAAGCTTCACGAGAGCGGGTACCACCTGATGATCTGCCAGTCCAACGACCAACCGGACCTGGAAAAGGAGCTGGTCAACGCGTTGTACAGCGCGCGGGTGGACGGCCTGATCGTCGCCACCACATCTACGACGACGGACTTTACCTATTTCGATATTTTCCGGAAAAACCATATCCCCCTGGTGTTTTATGACCGTGTACCCAAGGACTATCCCTCGCACAAAATTTCAGGCGACGAATACCAGGGAGGCCTGGAGGCGACCCTTCACCTTCTGGAACATGGGTGCCGGCGGATCGCCCACATTGGGGGGCCGCTGACCAGCAACATCTACCGGGACCGGTATATGGGTTACCTGGCCGCCCACGAGCGGTACAAGGTGGCGCCCGACCCCGACCTGCTTTTTTTCCACGAGCTGACAAAGGATAACGCCCTGAAAACCGGGAAGGCGCTCCTGGCCAGGAAGCATCCACCCGACGCCATTTTTGCCTGTAATGATACCACGGCCATCGCCTTGTTGGGCTATGCCCGGGAGATCGGCCTGGATGTGCCGGGGGACCTCAAGCTGGTGGGTTATTCCAACGACCCCCGTACCGAGATCATCACACCCTCTATCACGACCGTGGAACAGTTTCCGCGTCAGATCGGGGAGAAAGCAGCGCAACTGATATTGGATCTGATCGGCGATAAACAGAAGCCTGTAAAGGGTTACATCAATTTGAGCCACCCGATAGAACTAATTAGGAGAAACAGTTCGTAA
- a CDS encoding AraC family transcriptional regulator, with protein sequence MRPRYIKMSNDAAHSFSVRQDREPYINNYWHYHPEIELIHFQDGHGMQFIGDSVRPFSPGDVILVGSQLPHYWRFDERYFDKDAHADVRVAHFCDNFWGAHFLDLPENRPLKHILEQAKRGLQVLGPERDAVAYLLQKMVYGDGAKRIIYLIEALTLIADSHQTQVLSSVGFRQDIYSTEDERLKAIYAYTMEHFKRKIPLEEIAEVACISPHSFCRYFKSSTRKTYSQFLMEVKVGHACRLLIENRQSIKQLCFESGFNNFTSFHKYFKRITGKSPLHYQREYVAKQPEYA encoded by the coding sequence ATGAGACCCCGTTATATCAAAATGTCTAACGACGCCGCTCACTCTTTCAGCGTCCGGCAAGACAGGGAGCCTTATATCAACAACTACTGGCATTACCACCCCGAGATCGAGCTCATCCACTTTCAAGATGGGCACGGGATGCAATTCATCGGGGACAGCGTGCGCCCCTTTAGCCCCGGGGATGTCATCCTGGTGGGGTCACAGCTCCCGCATTACTGGCGCTTCGACGAGCGGTATTTTGACAAAGATGCCCATGCAGACGTCCGGGTAGCGCACTTCTGCGACAACTTTTGGGGCGCCCATTTTTTGGACCTGCCGGAAAACCGTCCGCTGAAACATATTCTCGAACAGGCCAAAAGAGGCTTGCAGGTATTGGGCCCCGAGCGCGACGCGGTGGCCTATCTTTTGCAAAAGATGGTGTATGGCGACGGCGCCAAAAGGATCATCTACCTGATAGAGGCCCTGACCCTGATCGCCGACAGCCACCAGACCCAGGTGCTCTCGTCCGTCGGTTTCCGGCAAGACATCTATTCCACGGAAGACGAACGCCTCAAGGCTATTTACGCGTATACGATGGAGCACTTCAAACGCAAGATCCCTTTGGAAGAAATTGCCGAGGTGGCCTGCATCAGTCCGCATTCCTTCTGCCGGTATTTCAAATCCAGCACGCGTAAAACCTATTCCCAGTTCCTTATGGAAGTAAAGGTCGGGCATGCCTGCCGGCTGCTGATTGAAAACCGGCAAAGCATCAAACAGCTTTGTTTCGAAAGCGGGTTTAATAATTTCACGAGCTTCCACAAATATTTCAAACGCATCACAGGCAAGAGTCCGCTCCACTACCAGCGGGAGTATGTGGCTAAACAGCCGGAGTATGCGTAG
- a CDS encoding alpha-galactosidase, which produces MRRRTAAMFFCAVALVGAAAAASARPAERPAPAQPGERPAAAQPAPGFAPIRIETTHVALVFTVGADGSLYQSWLGPRLADTAEYAAGPAPRHEAFIGAGLSDLAEPAITVTHADGNPSLDLRYVRHEVTGNETVIYLKDSVYPFTVALHFKTFADQDVTETWTEIRHSEKKVVTIEEVASSVLHFDGPGYHLTEFHGGYASEMQMEESPLENGVRILDSKLGTRPDMYQAPFFMLSLDGPAREENGPVLAGTLAWTGNFRFLFDVDERHSLRVVSGINPYRSPVTLEPGRAFTTPPFIFTYTTNGKGQASRNLHHWAARYGIMDGDQPRLTPLNNWEATHTGFDEQKLVGLFDGAVRLGLDLFLLDDGWFGDKYPRDNDKAGLGDWMENPRKLPDGLGYLVREADKKGLRFGIWLEPEMVNPASELYHAHPDWILRLPNRPEQYQRNQLVLDLCNPAVQEYVYHVVHDLLQRDTGIAYIKWDCNRPMTDAWSPFLGEHQGSLYIDYTHGFYNVLARLRKEYPHLPMMLCAGGGGRTDYGALRYFTEFWPSDNTDALERVFIQWGYSCFFPAFSICAHVTSMGRESLKFRTDVAMMDKLGYDIQVDRLTPEELTFSANAVRTYRRLSPLIGWGDLYRLVSPYEEHRAALMYVDSTRTHAVVFAYTLQTRHQEFFYRVPLRGLDPSGRYRVKEINLAPGTHSVNPDDDKVFSGDFLMKAGLQLTPGRINPATSWVYDITTEND; this is translated from the coding sequence ATGCGTAGACGCACAGCGGCGATGTTTTTTTGCGCGGTGGCGCTGGTGGGCGCGGCGGCCGCCGCTTCTGCCCGGCCGGCCGAACGGCCCGCACCCGCTCAGCCCGGCGAACGGCCCGCGGCCGCGCAACCCGCCCCGGGCTTCGCACCCATCCGCATCGAAACCACGCACGTCGCGCTGGTATTTACCGTTGGCGCCGACGGCAGCCTGTATCAAAGCTGGCTGGGTCCGCGCCTGGCGGACACGGCCGAATATGCCGCCGGCCCGGCGCCCCGGCACGAAGCCTTTATCGGTGCGGGTTTGAGCGACCTTGCGGAACCCGCCATAACGGTGACGCATGCCGACGGGAATCCTTCCCTGGACCTCCGCTATGTGCGCCATGAGGTGACCGGCAACGAAACGGTGATCTATCTGAAAGACTCCGTGTATCCTTTTACCGTGGCGCTGCACTTCAAAACTTTCGCCGATCAGGACGTCACCGAAACCTGGACGGAGATCCGGCATTCGGAGAAAAAGGTGGTCACCATAGAGGAGGTGGCATCGTCAGTGCTACACTTCGACGGACCCGGATACCACCTCACGGAATTCCACGGCGGCTATGCCTCGGAAATGCAGATGGAGGAAAGCCCGCTGGAGAATGGTGTCCGCATCCTCGACAGCAAGCTGGGCACCCGGCCGGATATGTACCAGGCGCCGTTTTTTATGCTTTCCCTGGATGGCCCGGCCCGTGAAGAGAATGGACCGGTCCTGGCCGGAACCCTGGCCTGGACGGGTAATTTCCGGTTCCTTTTCGACGTGGACGAGCGGCATAGTTTGCGGGTCGTGTCGGGGATCAATCCATACCGGTCGCCGGTGACGCTCGAACCGGGTCGCGCGTTTACCACCCCGCCTTTTATTTTTACTTACACGACGAACGGTAAAGGACAGGCGAGCCGGAACCTGCATCATTGGGCGGCGCGCTATGGCATCATGGATGGGGACCAGCCGAGGCTGACCCCGCTTAACAACTGGGAAGCCACGCATACCGGCTTTGATGAGCAAAAGCTGGTCGGGCTTTTTGACGGGGCCGTACGGCTTGGGCTGGACCTGTTCCTGCTGGACGACGGCTGGTTTGGGGATAAGTATCCCCGTGACAACGACAAGGCGGGGCTGGGAGACTGGATGGAAAACCCACGGAAGCTGCCCGACGGGTTGGGGTACCTGGTGCGCGAGGCGGATAAAAAAGGCCTGCGTTTTGGCATCTGGCTGGAACCGGAAATGGTCAACCCGGCCAGCGAACTGTATCACGCGCACCCCGACTGGATCCTGCGGCTCCCCAACAGGCCGGAGCAATACCAGCGCAACCAACTGGTGCTGGACCTTTGTAATCCTGCCGTCCAGGAATACGTTTACCACGTCGTACACGACCTCCTCCAAAGGGATACGGGGATAGCTTATATCAAATGGGATTGCAACCGGCCGATGACCGACGCGTGGTCGCCCTTCTTAGGGGAGCACCAGGGGAGCTTGTATATCGACTATACCCATGGTTTTTACAACGTCCTGGCGCGGCTGCGTAAAGAATACCCGCACCTGCCCATGATGTTGTGTGCGGGGGGAGGCGGGAGGACCGACTACGGGGCGCTCCGGTATTTTACCGAATTTTGGCCCAGCGACAATACCGACGCCCTGGAGCGGGTGTTTATACAGTGGGGGTATTCCTGCTTTTTCCCTGCATTTTCGATCTGCGCCCATGTCACGTCCATGGGTCGGGAGTCCCTGAAGTTCCGGACAGATGTGGCGATGATGGACAAGCTGGGATACGATATTCAGGTGGACCGTTTGACGCCGGAGGAGTTGACGTTTAGCGCGAACGCGGTGCGAACATACCGGCGGTTAAGCCCGTTGATCGGGTGGGGGGATCTGTACCGGCTGGTGTCTCCCTATGAAGAACACCGGGCGGCACTGATGTACGTGGACAGCACGCGCACCCATGCGGTGGTCTTTGCGTACACGCTTCAAACGCGTCACCAGGAGTTTTTTTACAGGGTACCGCTTCGCGGCCTGGACCCTTCGGGGCGGTATCGCGTTAAGGAGATCAATCTTGCCCCCGGTACCCATTCGGTGAATCCGGACGACGACAAGGTATTCAGCGGCGACTTTTTGATGAAGGCCGGTCTGCAGTTGACGCCGGGCCGCATCAACCCGGCGACGAGCTGGGTATATGACATCACAACGGAAAATGACTAA
- a CDS encoding DUF4337 family protein: MEEMEVPTEHLHEAIEEGVEEALEKQEKKSSMYIAISTALMAVLAALASLLAGHHSDEALIEQIKASDQWAYYQAKGIKAEIRSLAPAGPATDSAIAHYKHDQGESQKQAKEAEDASHEHLERHSVLARAVTMFQIAIAISAIAILTRRKPLWWISMGVSALGLVFFILGLL, from the coding sequence ATGGAAGAAATGGAAGTCCCCACCGAACACCTGCACGAAGCCATCGAAGAAGGCGTTGAAGAGGCGCTGGAAAAACAGGAGAAGAAAAGCTCCATGTACATTGCCATCTCGACCGCCCTCATGGCCGTGCTCGCCGCCCTGGCCAGCCTCCTGGCGGGTCACCATTCCGACGAGGCTCTGATCGAGCAGATCAAGGCCTCCGACCAGTGGGCCTACTACCAGGCCAAAGGCATCAAGGCCGAGATCCGTTCCCTGGCCCCCGCAGGTCCCGCCACCGACAGCGCCATCGCCCACTACAAACACGACCAGGGCGAGAGCCAGAAACAGGCAAAAGAAGCGGAAGACGCCTCCCACGAACACCTCGAAAGACACAGCGTCCTCGCCCGTGCGGTCACCATGTTCCAGATCGCCATCGCCATCTCCGCCATTGCGATCCTAACCCGGCGAAAGCCGCTTTGGTGGATCAGCATGGGCGTGTCAGCGCTGGGGCTGGTGTTTTTTATCCTGGGGCTTCTCTAG